In Rissa tridactyla isolate bRisTri1 chromosome 8, bRisTri1.patW.cur.20221130, whole genome shotgun sequence, one genomic interval encodes:
- the TVP23A gene encoding Golgi apparatus membrane protein TVP23 homolog A isoform X1, with translation MKQALVDDTEDVSLDFGSEEELALRKAKIRHPLATFFHLFFRVSAIITYLFCDWFSNSFVACFVTILLLLSFDFWSVKNVTGRLLVGLHWWNQIDEDGKSHWVFEARRVPTRAASTEAEARIFWLGLIICPVIWTVFFFSTLFSLKLKWLALVIAGISLQTANLYGYIHCKLGGHKSTRRATSSFVTADVPKRQARRTAEDHTEEHGKTGTR, from the exons ATGAAGCAG GCACTGGTGGACGACACCGAGGATGTGTCCCTGGACTTCGGCAGCGAGGAGGAGCTGGCGCTGCGGAAAGCAAAGATCAg gcacCCACTGGCCACCTTTTTCCACCTGTTTTTCCGAGTGAGTGCTATTATTACCTACTTGTTCTGTGACTGGTTCAGCAACAGCTTTGTTGCCTGTTTTGTCACTATTCTGCTCCTTCTGTCCTTTGACTTTTGGTCAGTTAAG AATGTGACAGGAAGACTCTTGGTTGGTTTGCATTGGTGGAACCAGATTGATGAAGATGGAAAAAGCCACTGGGTGTTTGAAGCAAGACGA GTGCCTACAAGAGCTGCCTCAACTGAAGCTGAAGCTCGAATCTTCTGGCTCGGTCTCATTATCTGTCCTGTTATTTGGACAGTGTTTTTCTTTAGCACCTTGTTCTCCTTGAAGCTGAAATGGCTG GCTCTTGTGATAGCCGGGATCTCCCTGCAGACTGCTAATTTATATGGCTACATCCACTGCAAATTAGGGGGACACAAAAGCACCAGGAGAGCAACTTCAAGTTTTGTCACAGCAGATGTTCCCAAGA GACAGGCAAGGAGAACAGCAGAAGACCACACTGAAGAACATGGGAAGACAGGCACCAGAtaa
- the TVP23A gene encoding Golgi apparatus membrane protein TVP23 homolog A isoform X2 has translation MKQALVDDTEDVSLDFGSEEELALRKAKIRHPLATFFHLFFRNVTGRLLVGLHWWNQIDEDGKSHWVFEARRVPTRAASTEAEARIFWLGLIICPVIWTVFFFSTLFSLKLKWLALVIAGISLQTANLYGYIHCKLGGHKSTRRATSSFVTADVPKRQARRTAEDHTEEHGKTGTR, from the exons ATGAAGCAG GCACTGGTGGACGACACCGAGGATGTGTCCCTGGACTTCGGCAGCGAGGAGGAGCTGGCGCTGCGGAAAGCAAAGATCAg gcacCCACTGGCCACCTTTTTCCACCTGTTTTTCCGA AATGTGACAGGAAGACTCTTGGTTGGTTTGCATTGGTGGAACCAGATTGATGAAGATGGAAAAAGCCACTGGGTGTTTGAAGCAAGACGA GTGCCTACAAGAGCTGCCTCAACTGAAGCTGAAGCTCGAATCTTCTGGCTCGGTCTCATTATCTGTCCTGTTATTTGGACAGTGTTTTTCTTTAGCACCTTGTTCTCCTTGAAGCTGAAATGGCTG GCTCTTGTGATAGCCGGGATCTCCCTGCAGACTGCTAATTTATATGGCTACATCCACTGCAAATTAGGGGGACACAAAAGCACCAGGAGAGCAACTTCAAGTTTTGTCACAGCAGATGTTCCCAAGA GACAGGCAAGGAGAACAGCAGAAGACCACACTGAAGAACATGGGAAGACAGGCACCAGAtaa